TACCAACCAATAGCAAACAGAATAGCTAAAACCAATTGTTGTGGTCCCTTAGACTTATTCCCTACCCAGTGGGGAAATTTTAAATGTAGAAGAATAACCAAGAAACTTATGCATGGGTAGCTTTTACCTAAATAGCTACAAATGGATCCTGGGATTGTTTCATGAATCtttgatgggttttgtttgtttgtttttaatgagtaCTATATTTAGAGAGATTGAAAGCAACCAAAATTTGATCAAGGAAGGACACTTTAGTATAAAAAGTGACAAAGTGGAGGCCTTTTGAAGGATTATCAAAACAATTACTGCAGAGGAACTTGTCAAGCACATGGTGAGGAGATTGGTGGAAAAGACTAGAAGGGGGGATTACCCAGTGCCTTTGAAATTCTCAAGATGAATCGTGAAGATTTGGGTCTTCAATGATGTTTCATCTTACCTTCCTAGTATATTTTAGCTATAAGTAAAATGGAATATGTAGAATTATTTAGTAGACAATGTGAAAGGACTGACCACAAATACACACTTGTATCAGAGGAAACAAAGCATTTCTCAGAGTCAGTGCCACATGCAAAACCTATGCACTTCCACAAGTGTGCACCTCACTTCCTCCGCTGCCACACTTTGCTAGCCAACACTTTTTTGAAGtcctttcttccatcctccaCCTTTGACATTTGCCAATCACTTTGTTTCCAGTATTTATTCCATTGCAACAACTTTATAAGCAACATATTACTACACTAGGCCATACATTcttttctaggaagtcttttgtATATTTACTATGTTAAAAGAAGAATATAATTTATTATCTAGAGAATGAAAGGGAAATGGCTCAATAAGGACGATACATTCTTCAAAAACAAATGCTGTTAACTCTACCACAACGGAAGGCATGTCAAGAAGCAAAGGTGGCCTGATGAAGTCAGGTTTCATTGGGCAAAAAGATACAAAGGAAAGTaaaaagcaggcaacagaaacAATGGGAAGCTATTGCACTGATGCTTGTGAACAATGCAAAAGAGAGCAACACAAAAGTGTCAGGGATGCTGAAAGGATAAAGACCAGGAACAGCAGAATCTCAGCCTGGGGCACACTGGATACGTTAGCACATAAGAGAGGCTAAGTCAATGTAATTTTGTAGCTGCAGCAAATAAATATGTCAACAACTGAAAAATGGCAAAGCTTCCATGGCTCAGAGGAAAATGAAACACAAGATGAAAGACCTAATCCCACAGGAAGCCACCCTCTGAGGGGCAGAATCATCACCAGTCAGCTCTGGAGCATAACAGAGAACCCAGAGCTGTCGAGCCACAGTCATCTCTGGagagtccccccccccaaaaaaaaaaaagtttagatgaaaaaaacccacaaaattcaTTGGTtgtgaaaacacacaaaacaatatcAGTTTCTAGGAATGGTACACTGAGAATCCTGGTAATTcccacaaaaaataaaccaacaggGATTAGACAACTGGTTTGTTATCATTTGAGCATGAATGACTGGGTGCTAAAAGCCAGATGGGTATTAGAATAAGTAGACACAACCACAGTTAGGATAGGATTTTGGCAGTGTTGCTGGGTTGGGTATATTGAGACAGAGTTCACAGAATAGCATGTCAATGTCTCAACAAGACCATGAAAATGCCTGCCTCTCACTTTCAAGATAAAGATAGCAACAGGTGGGCCATAGCATTTAGTTAAGGGGAGTCACAGAAATTGACTTTTAGGAAATTAAAACCTGTAGTTGTTTATGGTGACACAATGTGCAAACTTTTCCAGCCTTAAAGATACAGAAGCATAGTGTTCAGGTAGTATATTTCAGTCAAGATGGgaagaacaaaatatattttgagtaCTAAAAGTCAGCTTCAAAACCTTTGgaagagccaggcggtggtggcgctcatctttaatcccagcactcgggaggcagaggcaagcggatctctgtgagtgcaagaccagcttggtctacaagagctagttccaggacagcctccaaagccacagagaaaccatgtctcgaagaaaaaaaaaaaaaaaagaaagaaaaaaaatctttggaagAATAgaataatggaagaaaatatatacatatattatgtatgtatacataatatatatatatatatatgcaaaaaaatCCAAGTGCTATTCCTGTAAGTGCATCAACCAAGCCACACCAAGGTGGTGAAAACTCTGCCTTGGGTGGTAAGTAGGATATGGAgcctggaaaagagaaagctcaaGGAAAACATGACACCATCTTCAAACACATGTGGCAATGACAGCATATAAGAGAGAGTTAACTAATTAAGTGTGAAAtctaagtaaaaaagaaaagggaactaTGTAGAAGGAAGAACATTTTAACTGAAATCTAAAAAATCCTTCtactaattaaaatttttcaaataagGAACTAGGGACCTGGGGAGTTCCTGGGGACATTCTCAAAGCCAGGAAAGGTCAAGTCCAGGCTGGAAAAGGCCTATCATGATGTCATGGAAACTTCAGTTTTTCAACTGAAGACTTTGTGATTTGGAAGTTAGGCATGGCACTTGTATTAGAAAAGCAGGGAGACATCAATAAAAGATGACAGAAGCCTGATGCTTTTAGAAAATGTCATCTCTTCTCACCCCTCAGTGTCCGAAGAGCACCATCTAATTAGCATATAACCTGATGCTCTTAAGGACCCACCTATAAAGTAAGCCCACTGTGAAACACCATGCTCATGAAAAGCTCTAGAGATACACAGAATTCTgaacacaagaaaggaaataggCTACTATTATCAGAGCTAGGCAGACACAGCCACTTCACTGTGTGTTGCTTATGTGAACATGTAGAAACAGGTGGGCTACTGGCAGCTAGCTTTCAGTTCAAAGGAGAGAATGCTACAACAGGGCCATGATGTTCTCAAGAGGCATccatccattcctatgctggcaCAGCCACAGGTACCATCAAGATCAGCTGTCTTCACTTAAAAGAGATATGAATAACTGGTACTCATCTATAAACAATTACGCTAACACattgaaatattaaaatcagtttataaaattgtctatttattttaaaatttcatgtcagtaagaaaaaaatgtcaataccTCCAGTGGTCTCTAATTCCTAGCATTAACTATGCATCCATTTTtctaaatgacatttaaaagttCTAGTCAGTAAAGTGAAACACATAGAAATTCTTCAACTATCTTTAGACTGATCATATAAggcatattaaaataatatcttaTTAATAGTTAAGAAAATTCCTGGAGActaacaatttaattttttaaagatttatttatttattatgtatatagtgtatgccattacagatggttgtgagccaccatgtggttgctgggaattgaactcaggacctctgtaagaacgaacagtcagtgctcttaactcctgaaccatctctctagcccaacaatttaatttttagaattaAAATTCTGAATTTAGATTGTAAATTTAACtactaaaaaattaaaggaatttCGCTGAAGATACTACAATTGAAATTTTCTAACTATGGAAGAGAATTACTTTAATTATTTTGACACTGTATTTGGAGGACAGTATGAAGCTAGGAATAAAAGCTTTGTTATTGGACAAAGCAGGAAGAAGACTTGGCTGTATCTCTTGCTAGCTAGCTGTGTGACTGTGGTAGTTACTGTACATTCAAACCTGGTTCATTGTCTGTGAAAACGAGATGGATAATATCAACTTCCTCATGTGGGTGTTCTCAGGATTTATAATGGACAAATTTGTAATGTTCTGGCACAGTAAACAAGTAGCTAAAGAGAACCCACAATACCACTCTAACATGTTACAGGCCCAACATGGCCAGGCTATAAATGACCTAGTGTGTATGCCAAATACCCTGCTTGACCAACCTTGCTATCCTTCTGACATGACACAGTGGTCAGTCTTCCGAGTTCCCTGGGAGATGTCTTGTCAGATTGGGATTAGCCAGCAAACATAACCTCAGAGGGCCTCCTCAATCTTTAAAAACATCCTTCCTTGGTTCCATCATCTCCCTCATGGCATGGCAGAAATTTCTGGCTTTCCTTTCAGCCAGGGAGGGCTCTAAAAGATTGCCTAGAATCTTGGACTTCATTCATAGAAAACAGGCTTCTTCCACCTTCATCCACCTTCATTCATCAGCATCCTCCAAGTggtctcgtgtgtgtgtggtgtgtgtgtgtgtgtgtgtgtgtgtgtgtgtgtgtgtgtgtgtgtgtacacgtgcatgtatatattccagcactgggattacaaacgctcgccaccatgcttggcttttcttATATGGGTtctaggtattgaactcaggtcctaacaCTTTCAGGTAAACACTCTGTTAACGGAGCTATCTCCATAGTTTCCAAGtggtcaatcttttttttttttttttttaatggctgcttTTCAGCCTTCATCATGCGCATCAAGTCAGCTCACTTGGTGGGTTTAGTCTTCGGTCTTCATTTTCACTTATCTCCAGGATGCTTTCCAAACTGCTGTTCATTCCTTTGAAATGTCCTGCTGCTATGATTCCTTCTCCTCTCGGCTCCGTCTATTTCCCTTCCTGTACTAGACCACTAAGTGCTAAAGTTTCAACTTGGTTTCTTGCTCCTGAGTTCTATTCTCTGTTGATTTTATGCTCTCTGCTATATGGTCACATTTATTTCCATGGCTGAGACCAAGAACTCTTAAATTTCCATGTCAGCCCAAACCCACTCTGTTTTCTCTCCAGACTCACACCCAATTGTGAATGCAGTGCTTCCACTCGACTGTGTAACAAGCATCCCAAACCTAACCCATGCCTACTTAAATCATCAGATTCCATCTCAAAACTGCTTTTTATAAGTTTTCCCTTTCTGTAATCTAGTTATTCAAAGCTCTTCAATATACTATGCAGCCGTGCACCACTGTGCTAATGAATCTCTTCActcttgaatgtttttcttttaaagcattCTGTTCAAGATGCCCTGACAGCCTTGAAAATAAggaaggttttggttttttgtttgtttgtttgtttgtcaccTTATGGCCTTTTCTGCTAAGCATTTCCCCTAGCTAGAAGAGTCTCCGCCTTTCCTCTATCCACAGGCCACCTTCTAAATGCAAAGATTACTTAGCACATTCTGGCTTATACCCAAATTATTAAATAACACTAATGATGTGGGCTGTCCACGGTAAAATATCATATGACACTAAGTGCCATTTCTGTCCAGAGATCATTCTTGAACATTACTCCTATCTAAAATACCCACTGCCTGTCTAAGTCCCTTTTATAATATCCTGCTATTTTCCCCATAGTAAATGCAATTTGAATGATtaatgcatttgtgttttgcttagTCTAATGTCTCTATGAAAAGTACACTTCAGCAAGGATCACGTTTGCTTTGCTTGCCACTGTACCCTCTAGGTATAACAGGTACCAGCTCATAAGGCCTTAGATACAAGTAGTGCAGACCTTTTGTCCCATAACACAGATGATGCCATATTTCAAATCCATGCACAATATTGCACTGTGTGATGAGGACACATTCTCATATTGTATGTGTCAAAGAACCGGAGAGAGTCTTACACAAGTAGTTCTGTCAGATAACATCAACACCAAAATGATTTCTCCCGTGCATTAAAATAAGCAGGATCAAGAAGGTAAGGGTTACGTATGTCAGGTTCATAGCCAGATTAATTGATATCTTCAGAGTTACAACAATCTGCTAAAGGAAATATgaacaggggctagagagatggtccagAGGTCAATACTACTGTTGTTTCCCAGCATTCACTCGGCACCTAACAACCATCTCTAGCTGAGCTCCAGTGAATCAATGCCAcattttgacctccacatgcacattcatccatgcagacaaaatagccacgtaagctaaaataaaaatcattttaaagattatgttaaatacatttttatgtcttattatttattatgtaatatTGTAATGGCATGATATCATttaatactatttatttataatattatctAATATTATACTAATAATATATTTAGATAACATTATTAATGAGTctattaactatttttaaatattcttataaaataatgtatttgcaTATACTTATGTGTCTATATCTCATTTCTATACCTCTAGTCTACTcacttttaaatcttttttcaggactatttattttatttgtatgagtgttttgcctccatgcaTGAATGTACACCATGTGCCAGTCTGATGCCCATGGAGAGtttcatgtcagaagagggtactgtgtaccctggaactggagttacagatggttgtgagctgtcaagtGCTTGCTGGAAACTTAACTTGgacttttgcaagagcagcaagtgctcttaacctctctccagcccccagtacacctattttataaaggaaaaatatgtacATTGTATATGCCTGGTGGTGCGGCTTAAAAAACTCAATTCTCAGCCAGGCAAGGTTGGGCAtgcacccttaatcccagtactcaggaggcataggcaggtaaatatttgtgagttcaaagccagtctgttctacacagtgagttccaggacatccagggctatgtagagagaccctgtctcaaaataaacaaagaaattaaattctctggttatctatttatctgtttatctatctatctggttAATGTTGTTGAGTTAACAAAGGCTCAAGGAAATGTTCTGCtcctaagaaaaaagaaatggagccaCTGAAATGGAGATTGCTTCCCCCAGGGACCGAGTAGCCTGTTTAATCACCTTCTGGGAACACAGTAACTACATCGGCAGTCTGCTTGCTTCTGCTGACGAAATTACCCTCAAACATCACAGTGCATCTGCCTCATATCACGTTATGTaacacccaaaacaaaacccctgtAGCTAGAAATTGTAAAGTACATGTATAGCAGCTGTCACGATAGCCCAGCTAGTCTCACACACATAGAAAATGAGTGGAATCACAACTGACTTAAATCATCCATGGATGCTACTAGATGCAAATGGCTTTATCTATTCTAAAGGGGAtctgtttttgttctgttctgcTTCATACCACAGATGTATTCTGTATGATTACATGCATTTAAATATGTGGACAAATTATATTTGCAAAAGTGAGACTAGTGAATCATTGATACATTTCTTTAGtttagaaaagaatattttaaaacacaagtaTATGGCTTTCAGGTTCTTCATTAATTCAAATGGTAACATTTCGGCCATCTACCCTACCAAGTAttctaataaataaaactaatttaagCTTTGGGAATTTTATTCATATAATCCATATTCATCTGAGGGTCTTCCATATCTAAATGACAGGGTCAACATTCTCCACACCTAAACACTTCCTGCCTCATCGTACAGCCATTGGGCCACGCTTCTCATCTCCCTAATATCAAGTCATCTATGACTTCTTCAAATAATAAAACCAGTTGCATGTGCAAATAACAGAATATATTGAGTaaagccctttccttcccctccacctGCTCCTGTCTCAGCAGCCAGTAGATGTTGCCTTGCTTCAGAGGAGACTTAGAAGCTCCTCCACCTTGCTCACCCCAAGACCACTGAGATGGACGGGCTCCATTGCTCACATCTTCACTGCTCTGCTTGATGCTGAACCAATTTTGCACATCATGGACCAACCTGTACCATGTCAGGTCTCCTTAACCCTGGCCTGTTTCCCATTCCAATTCTAATTTGatttgtgtgtgaggggggaAGTGAAAACAAGTAGGCAAGAGCACTGTATGTTCACTAAAGTCACACCACCAAAGAAAGTGCAAAGACCGAAGAATTAAAAGTATTTCATCAgtctcagaaagagaaatatttctCATCTGTGCCTCTTAGTCTTTATATATCCATGAAATCATGTATGAACAAATGACATAAAAGGAGAAGTGAAACTGTCTAGAGAGGAAAAGCAACTAATGAGAGGGGGAGGGCAAAGAAAAGGGAGGGCGGTAGGGTGTGTGGGAGGAGCACAATCAAAGCAATAAACTTGCATGGAAATGAAAATGTCTGACGTAACAAtgcataataagaaaataaaataaagataagtgCAAAAAGAAAAGGGAGCTCTAACCATCCATGCAATCTCTATATTGAGCTgtaaacaaaggaaagaagaagtgTATAAAATGCCCAAGTCCTGTCATCACTTTCATGACAGATATGACTAAGCTTAAAGATCCTACATTGACTACAgagacaaaataagaaacaagggAATTCCTGCCATACCACAAAAAGACAAGGGCAGGAGACTTTGTTATTGCCGTTGTCAGGCAGTCACTTTCAATTCCCTTGGCAGACCATAGGTTCTCCTGCTTGTTACAAATTTTTAAGAAAACCTTTATATGAAAAATCAGAATATACAAATCTAGTACTTAAATACATTTAATCATTTTGTTTAATGGGTGATTCCCACTCCTGTTCTGAGAAACCAAAAAGGTtctagaaaatgcaaatcaacatGGCTCCATGAAGAATTCAACACAGTGTGGCTGAGACGTCAGATGAGACTTGACTATTTGCATCTGCTACCACCTAGTCATGTGTCCCTGCACTAGTGGCATTACACATCCAAAGTGTGACACCTTTGTCATGGGGGATGATAACAGCAACTACTTCATGGGTTATTATGAGGTTACACAAGAATGCAAACCAATCTCCGCCAAATAGTTAATAATCTACAACCTATTATTCACAGCAAACAACACATGACTAATGAGTATAGCACATGGGTCTAGACTTTTGTAAGGAACCAAGAAACCAGGAAAGAACTAACAGAAAAGAATGTGAGGCAGAGAAAAGGTCAGTGTTACTGGATACACTCCAAGACTGACTGTGTCAAGGGCCCCAAAAGAAGGTTTAGAATGGTCCTCAAGGCTCTTACTGCCCTCTATGTACAGCGTGGGGGAGAAGGAGAGCATAAATAAAACTGGAAAGGCCTCAAGACATCAGAGCCACAACTTAAGATGGCTTTTCCAAAGAGATATGTACATTATAGGATATGAGAGAGCATGTTGAAGTATACAGAAAGTAAGGACTTGAGGAATCAAAGTATAAGAAACAGAGAAATCACAGGAAGAGATAATGACAGAATGGGTGGAAGTGAGCCAAATGATGCTAAACCACAAATGTCAGAAAAAGGTTGGGACACAAAGGTGACTTGTCTGAACCATGGCCAGGAACACTCACCTGCCAAGACACTTGTACCCTAGAATGTTGGGAGAAGTAGGTACCTGAGGGTTGTGAAAGACCTTTGTACCTGAGGATGCTGGGAGGAACTGGTACATGAGGACGCTGGGGCACTTGGTATATGAGGATGTTGGGAGGACAGCTGTTTATTGGAATTTGCAGATGCAGGGTTTTGGAGAAAAGGGATGGAATTTTCTAGAGTTGGGTGTAGTATTGTATACtcacaattccagcactcagaaagcagaggcaggagaatgagaagttgGAAACCTGTATGGACTGCATGGAgggactttaaagaaaaaaggaggggtaTGAAATTTTTGCTAAACAGCTGAGTTGCAAATGGGAGCTATAATGTTCCACAACTGGAATACAAAGCATTTTCTGGTCCACAGCTTAGTTTtatcttatataatatataaattatgtttatatattacatatgtaataTTAAATACATAATATGTAACTTCTATGGAGAGTAGCACAAATACTCAGCTCATAGACATGAGACAAAGTgatctcagagccacagacaaAACATttgcacacattaaaaaaaaataaatcttaaagtaaCAATAAAACTGACCATGGCTTGAGCAAAGGTGAGCTGGAAAACCACAACAtgcagttttttaaaagattcagaTCTGGAGTAGAATCCAGGGCCAGAGACCCCGagctgtgtctttaagcacactttAACCCCTAAGGAAGTGCTcctgtcactcaagcctcactagcCAATCATGGACACTAGGCGAGACCAGTCACAAGTCTTGCAGGACACTTCCTGGAGCCATGCTGCAGCCTTGGATTTACAACAGAACAGTCGCCAGAGGATTGACTTCTGTGCTGTGAGTGTTGCTGTAGGGGATTGTGAGGAGAGCATGGATGAACACAGAAGCCACAAAATGGGTGCAGAGACCTATGACGATGTGCACATCAACTTCAGTCAGGAAGAGTGGGCTTTGCTGGGTCCTTTCAAGAAGAGTGTCTACAAAGATGTTTTGCTGGACACTGACGGAAACCTCATTGACATAGGCTACAGTTGGGAAGACCATAATATTGAAGAGAATTGTCAAACTTCTAGAAGACATAGAAGAGGGAGATACCCCACCTGtacctactggaagaagagatgggaagatgacagtctAAGAACACATCCCTCAAGAGAAAGACTTCTTACATGACACCATCAGAGTCTAGGcattctataccagcaagacctgaacatcccatcTCGAACGTGAATCAAAAGAGAATCACCTTAAAAACAGCTCCATGAAAATGGCAGAGgccttcaaagaggatatgaggagatctcttaaagaaatggaataagaaaaaaagtttaaaaaaaagaaatggaagaaaactgtcattggtgtttttgactttcaccattctgacagtagtaaagtggtatctcagagttgttttgatttgcatttccctgatggctaaggatgttccgaactttcttatgtgtcttgcagccattttacattcctctgttgagaattatctatttagttctgtaccccactttttaattggattattttgtgttttagaaattagcttcttgaggtctttgtaaattttggagatcagccctctgtcagatgtggggttggtgaatgtctttttccattctgtgagctgccattttgtgttgttgactgtgtcctttgccccacagcttcttagtttcagaaggtcccaattattaattgtggatttcagtgtatatgctactggtgttatgtgcaggaagtggtctcctgtaccaattttttcaagggtacatctcactttctcttcaaataagttcagtgtggctagatttatgttgaagtctttgatccatttgtacttaagttttgtcc
This DNA window, taken from Cricetulus griseus strain 17A/GY chromosome 2, alternate assembly CriGri-PICRH-1.0, whole genome shotgun sequence, encodes the following:
- the LOC107978924 gene encoding zinc finger protein 431-like, whose amino-acid sequence is MGAETYDDVHINFSQEEWALLGPFKKSVYKDVLLDTDGNLIDIGYSWEDHNIEENCQTSRRHRRGRYPTCTYWKKRWEDDSLRTHPSRERLLT